Proteins encoded within one genomic window of Pedobacter africanus:
- the hisS gene encoding histidine--tRNA ligase: MSNIKPSLAKGTRDFSPQEMVKRNYIFDTIKTVFKKYGYAEIQTPAMENLATLTGKYGDEGDKLIFKILNSGDFLSKVKPEQMAQANSNAITSSISEKALRYDLTVPFARYVVMHQNDIALPFKRFQVQPVWRADRPQKGRYREFYQCDVDVVGSDSLLNEAEFVLIYQEALSNLGLKDFTIKINNRKILSGIAEVVGKPELIVDMTVAIDKLDKIGLEGVIKELLERGFTEADIEQLKPVILLEGSNTEKLNSLRAVLSASATGLKGIEEIEQVFEYLAGMLMPEAPKPDLELDITLARGLNYYTGCIFEVKTNEVAMGSIGGGGRYDDLTGMFGLKGLTGAGISFGADRIYDVLQELNLFPESAAAGTKVLISNFDQDAERYALPILQQLRNASIATELYPSSAKLKKQMSYADDKGIPFVILIGSDEMQTGLLTLKDMQSGKQQKLTTIAIIDLLKR, translated from the coding sequence ATGTCAAACATCAAACCCTCTTTAGCAAAAGGAACCCGAGATTTTTCACCACAGGAAATGGTGAAACGCAATTATATTTTTGATACCATTAAAACGGTATTTAAAAAATATGGTTATGCCGAAATACAGACCCCGGCAATGGAAAACCTGGCAACACTAACCGGAAAATACGGTGATGAGGGTGATAAACTTATATTTAAAATCCTGAACAGCGGTGATTTCCTTTCCAAGGTGAAACCAGAGCAGATGGCCCAGGCCAATTCAAATGCCATCACCTCATCCATCAGTGAAAAAGCGTTGCGCTATGACCTCACAGTGCCCTTTGCCCGGTATGTTGTGATGCACCAGAACGACATTGCCCTCCCCTTCAAACGTTTCCAGGTGCAGCCTGTATGGCGTGCAGACCGCCCGCAGAAGGGGCGTTACCGCGAGTTTTATCAATGTGATGTTGATGTGGTGGGCTCAGACAGCCTGTTAAACGAGGCAGAATTTGTATTGATCTACCAGGAAGCATTGAGTAACCTTGGTCTTAAAGACTTTACTATAAAAATCAACAACCGCAAGATCCTTTCCGGAATTGCGGAGGTGGTGGGTAAACCCGAACTGATTGTTGATATGACTGTTGCCATTGACAAGCTGGATAAAATTGGTTTGGAGGGCGTGATCAAAGAACTCCTGGAGCGTGGCTTTACTGAAGCGGATATTGAGCAGTTAAAGCCGGTTATTTTGCTGGAAGGTTCCAATACCGAGAAGTTAAACAGCCTCCGGGCGGTGTTGTCCGCATCAGCCACAGGCCTTAAAGGAATAGAAGAGATAGAACAGGTTTTTGAATATTTAGCTGGAATGCTTATGCCTGAGGCACCGAAGCCAGACCTGGAACTGGACATCACACTGGCAAGGGGATTGAACTATTATACGGGCTGTATATTTGAGGTGAAAACCAATGAGGTAGCAATGGGAAGTATAGGCGGTGGCGGTCGTTATGATGACCTTACTGGAATGTTTGGGCTGAAGGGCTTAACAGGTGCGGGAATTTCTTTCGGCGCAGACAGGATTTACGATGTTTTGCAGGAACTCAACCTTTTCCCTGAATCTGCAGCAGCAGGAACAAAGGTCCTGATCAGCAACTTCGATCAGGATGCCGAAAGATATGCATTACCGATACTGCAGCAGCTGCGCAATGCCAGCATTGCCACAGAGTTGTATCCTTCTTCAGCAAAGCTGAAAAAACAAATGAGCTATGCAGATGACAAGGGTATCCCATTCGTTATCTTAATTGGAAGTGATGAAATGCAGACGGGATTACTTACTTTAAAAGACATGCAGAGCGGCAAACAACAAAAGCTTACAACGATAGCTATAATAGACCTGTTAAAGCGCTAA
- a CDS encoding response regulator transcription factor, producing the protein MKKNTTTYKKILVIEDNHAILDVITLILQSESYKVTGLNKSADMMTHIDQMKPDLVILDIMLPDGDGRDLLKEIRTNSSTAHIPVLLISAKYTAENIQHGEYKPNGFLPKPFDIDELLDRIEGILAGKTY; encoded by the coding sequence TTGAAAAAAAATACCACAACATACAAAAAGATACTTGTCATTGAGGACAATCATGCCATTCTTGATGTGATCACCCTGATCCTGCAAAGCGAATCGTATAAAGTAACCGGCCTGAATAAAAGTGCAGATATGATGACCCATATTGACCAGATGAAACCTGATCTGGTGATCCTGGACATCATGCTTCCAGACGGTGATGGAAGGGATTTGTTAAAGGAGATCAGAACAAATTCATCCACAGCGCATATCCCCGTGTTGCTGATATCGGCAAAATATACAGCAGAAAATATACAACATGGAGAATACAAACCAAATGGCTTCCTGCCGAAACCATTTGATATAGATGAATTACTGGACCGGATTGAAGGTATACTGGCCGGCAAAACCTATTAG
- a CDS encoding TonB-dependent receptor, with the protein MKKTYLLLYTLLCSFFTLSGFATDMAQFRGKVVDASDQSPLVGATIYITDLKAITTTNAQGEFVLKNVPAKGKFLLEVRYVGYRTYSSVVDLGSQNGLSISLTPSIIESAEVVITGSPFSSSNKTSSLSVVTVGKTKLAQAGSTNLMDAIAKIPGVAQVSTGGAISKPVIRGLGYNRVLTMVDGAREEAQQWGDEHGIEVDQFSAARIEILKGPASLLYGSDALGGVINVIDDLVPAPGVHNGEFTSNYSTNNGLTASSLMLQGNENGFVYRGRASYKNAYGFRYKDTTVPNSGFNELNFNGMLGLNKSWGYSHLSFSRFHTNIGLVEDGPDENGNYLNEDGELISNAAAKERRLGLPYQDINHYRAALNSNFILGKGQLKTIFAFQNNIRKEFEESISEPGLNLNLKSYTYDVKYYLPNIGKWEPAFGLQGMYQDNVNKGDEFLIPDYSSNNIGAFAYLKRNFEQGAINIGARYDYKKVNGKDLNFEGEQVFSGFSNEFSNVSGSIGLAFEIAKNLVLKGNAGSGFRAPNIAELGANGRHEGTFRYEIGNNKLKQETSLQFDLGLEYNAENVSFGLNAYANRIFNYIYPGNFNNETMPFENEDGSMGTLPVYRYVQTNADLIGGEASVDFHLVKSLHFENSFAYTRGVNRANDTALPFIPAATINNEIRFEPNIKGFADSYIKVGVNNTFKQARFDSFETQTDGYTLLDAGIGTSINTKRGKLNLWITGQNLLDKQYYNHLSRYKPVNIYNPGRNITFGISVPFL; encoded by the coding sequence ATGAAAAAGACCTATCTTTTACTATATACATTATTGTGCTCATTTTTTACATTGAGCGGCTTTGCAACCGATATGGCCCAGTTCAGGGGCAAGGTTGTTGATGCTTCAGACCAGAGCCCGCTGGTGGGGGCAACCATTTACATTACAGATTTAAAGGCCATTACCACAACCAATGCACAAGGTGAATTTGTTTTAAAGAATGTGCCTGCAAAAGGAAAATTCCTGCTGGAAGTCCGTTATGTGGGTTACAGAACCTATTCTTCAGTGGTTGACCTCGGCAGTCAAAATGGCTTGTCCATTTCCCTAACCCCATCAATTATTGAAAGCGCCGAGGTGGTGATTACAGGCTCACCCTTTAGTTCCAGCAACAAGACGAGTAGTTTATCGGTCGTGACGGTGGGCAAAACGAAACTGGCGCAGGCAGGGAGTACCAACTTAATGGACGCGATTGCCAAAATACCTGGTGTTGCTCAGGTAAGTACGGGTGGGGCAATCTCCAAGCCTGTTATCCGTGGCTTAGGTTATAACCGGGTCTTGACCATGGTTGACGGCGCCCGTGAAGAAGCCCAGCAATGGGGGGATGAGCACGGAATAGAGGTTGACCAGTTTTCGGCAGCAAGGATAGAAATTTTAAAGGGACCGGCAAGTTTACTGTACGGTTCGGATGCCTTAGGCGGGGTGATCAATGTAATTGATGACCTGGTTCCTGCTCCGGGGGTACACAATGGAGAGTTTACCAGTAACTACAGCACCAATAATGGCCTTACCGCTTCTTCCCTAATGCTGCAGGGGAATGAAAATGGTTTTGTATATCGTGGCCGTGCATCTTACAAAAATGCCTACGGCTTTAGGTATAAGGACACCACAGTGCCCAATTCTGGTTTCAATGAACTGAATTTTAACGGGATGCTGGGCCTGAACAAGAGCTGGGGCTATTCTCACCTAAGTTTCTCCCGTTTTCATACCAATATCGGTCTGGTAGAAGACGGGCCTGATGAAAATGGCAACTATTTAAATGAAGATGGGGAGCTTATCTCAAATGCGGCAGCAAAGGAGCGGAGGCTGGGATTGCCTTATCAGGATATCAATCACTACCGTGCTGCTTTAAACAGCAATTTTATTTTAGGTAAGGGCCAGCTGAAAACCATTTTTGCCTTTCAGAACAACATCAGAAAGGAATTTGAAGAAAGTATAAGCGAGCCGGGTTTGAACCTGAACCTCAAATCCTATACTTATGATGTAAAATATTACCTCCCGAATATAGGAAAATGGGAACCTGCTTTTGGCCTGCAGGGCATGTACCAAGACAATGTGAATAAGGGAGATGAGTTTCTGATCCCCGATTACAGCAGCAATAACATTGGTGCATTTGCTTACTTGAAGAGAAATTTTGAGCAGGGCGCGATCAATATAGGTGCGCGGTACGATTATAAAAAGGTGAACGGGAAAGACCTGAATTTTGAAGGGGAACAGGTGTTTTCAGGTTTCAGTAATGAATTTTCCAATGTATCAGGATCAATAGGCCTTGCCTTTGAGATTGCGAAAAACCTGGTGCTTAAAGGGAATGCAGGATCGGGCTTCAGGGCGCCGAATATTGCCGAGCTCGGGGCAAATGGCCGACATGAAGGAACTTTCAGGTACGAGATCGGTAACAACAAGCTAAAACAGGAAACCAGTCTGCAGTTTGATCTGGGCCTGGAGTACAATGCAGAAAATGTAAGCTTTGGCTTAAACGCTTATGCAAACCGCATCTTTAATTACATATACCCGGGCAACTTTAACAACGAAACCATGCCTTTTGAGAACGAGGATGGTAGCATGGGAACACTACCGGTATACCGTTATGTACAAACCAATGCAGATTTAATTGGGGGCGAGGCCTCGGTAGATTTTCACCTGGTGAAATCATTGCATTTTGAAAACTCTTTTGCCTATACCCGGGGTGTTAACCGCGCCAATGATACGGCGCTGCCTTTTATTCCGGCAGCAACCATTAACAATGAGATCAGGTTTGAGCCCAATATTAAAGGGTTTGCAGACAGCTACATTAAGGTTGGGGTAAACAATACCTTTAAACAAGCCCGCTTTGATAGTTTTGAAACACAGACCGATGGTTATACCTTGCTGGATGCCGGAATCGGGACAAGCATCAATACCAAAAGGGGTAAGCTGAACCTTTGGATAACGGGGCAAAACCTACTGGATAAGCAGTATTACAATCACCTGAGCAGGTATAAGCCTGTAAATATTTACAATCCGGGCCGGAATATAACCTTTGGCATCAGTGTACCGTTTTTATAG
- a CDS encoding alpha/beta fold hydrolase — MLKKISFSILMLCGLAFTASAQQVDTLSITLENVKYAYPVKYFPIVAEGQDLRMAYMDIAPTQLANGRTVVLFHGKNFGGYYWTGVIRSLTSRGFRVIVPDQIGFGKSSKPFIHYSFHQMAAWNKALLDALSIQRASILGHSMGGMLATRFALMYPDQTEKLLLENPIGLEDYRRFVPYVSTDEQYKTELKSTAESIRKYYQTSYFTLWKPEYEELVRIAGGVTNSADFPRWAKVAAMTYTMIYEQPVVYEFINIKVPAVLFIGKEDKTIVGKGLLSPDQQALYGQYRFLGKQTAAKIPGAKIIEFDGCGHIPHIEIPTEFNVALLGSL; from the coding sequence ATGTTAAAAAAAATATCATTCTCCATTTTAATGCTTTGCGGGCTTGCTTTTACGGCAAGTGCACAACAGGTAGATACCCTGTCCATTACATTAGAAAACGTTAAATACGCATACCCTGTAAAATATTTCCCTATAGTTGCAGAAGGCCAGGATTTACGCATGGCGTATATGGATATTGCGCCTACACAACTGGCTAATGGACGTACTGTAGTTCTTTTTCATGGGAAGAACTTTGGGGGCTATTACTGGACAGGGGTAATCAGGTCTTTAACCAGCAGAGGGTTCAGGGTAATTGTGCCTGACCAGATCGGCTTTGGTAAATCGTCTAAGCCATTTATACATTACAGTTTTCACCAGATGGCTGCCTGGAACAAAGCTTTGCTGGACGCTCTGAGCATCCAAAGGGCCAGTATTTTAGGTCACTCTATGGGCGGAATGCTGGCTACGCGTTTTGCGCTGATGTATCCCGATCAAACCGAAAAACTGCTGCTTGAAAATCCGATCGGCCTGGAAGATTACCGTCGCTTTGTTCCTTATGTGAGTACTGATGAGCAATATAAAACCGAATTGAAGTCGACAGCAGAGAGCATACGTAAGTATTATCAAACTTCTTATTTCACCTTGTGGAAACCAGAGTACGAGGAACTGGTGCGCATAGCAGGAGGTGTAACCAATAGTGCCGATTTCCCGCGCTGGGCAAAGGTTGCGGCCATGACTTATACCATGATTTACGAGCAGCCTGTAGTGTACGAGTTCATTAACATTAAGGTGCCTGCCGTTTTGTTTATAGGTAAAGAAGATAAAACGATAGTAGGAAAAGGCTTGCTGAGTCCCGATCAGCAAGCACTGTATGGGCAGTACCGGTTTTTAGGGAAACAAACTGCCGCGAAAATTCCGGGAGCCAAGATCATCGAATTTGACGGATGCGGTCATATTCCACATATCGAAATACCAACAGAGTTTAATGTGGCTTTGCTAGGCAGCCTGTAA